A single genomic interval of Candidatus Methylomirabilota bacterium harbors:
- a CDS encoding DNA starvation/stationary phase protection protein — MKPKIGIADDMRKGVVELLSTVLADEYVLYTKTRNYHWNVEGMQFNDLHKFFEAQYEALDEFIDEVAERARSLGGRALGTLAEFSQRTRLKEDPKKTPDAKQMLANLLADHENLIRELRADLQTAQDKYGDAGTSDFLTGLMEKHEKMAWMLRSYLS; from the coding sequence ATGAAGCCCAAGATCGGAATCGCCGACGACATGCGCAAGGGCGTGGTGGAGCTCCTCTCAACCGTGCTTGCGGATGAATACGTGCTCTACACCAAGACGCGTAACTACCACTGGAACGTGGAGGGGATGCAGTTCAACGACCTCCACAAGTTCTTCGAGGCCCAGTACGAGGCGCTCGACGAATTCATCGACGAGGTTGCGGAGCGCGCCCGGAGTCTCGGCGGCCGCGCCCTCGGCACGCTGGCCGAGTTCAGCCAGCGCACGCGGCTGAAGGAAGACCCCAAGAAAACGCCCGACGCCAAGCAGATGCTGGCCAACCTGCTCGCCGACCACGAGAACCTGATCCGCGAGCTCCGGGCCGATCTTCAGACCGCGCAAGACAAGTACGGCGATGCCGGCACCAGCGACTTCTTGACGGGCCTCATGGAGAAGCACGAGAAGATGGCCTGGATGCTCCGCTCCTATCTCTCGTAG
- a CDS encoding mechanosensitive ion channel domain-containing protein, with translation MRVPLILVLVLAAVLPCGAARAQAPTPPTPPAAPTPSTTTPAAAPAPATSAAPTAPQAIPAPDIVRRSEEVSARLRGLEETPAQRAEIEAIERRLPAVAEDARSRVDPTLKALAATPSSGMLDNFVSPLLAARALLNGWAATLSRHATQVESNLAELGAQRAAWQATRTEARRTGAPTAVVGRVEATLNSLSGAEATLKTRRAHVLLLQDRVSQETEGVENLLARISAAREASERQLLSRDRPPIWQAVRNLDALREVPARVHQWLDEDSATLRRFGQSHGAQIILHALLWITLSVGFHLVRRRVPAKVDADPRLTEASRLFRYPFAMALLLALFLSPWFYGVLPRPVRTLLFLIGVFPVLRVYTVLAPRSLQPSFVALTVFFVIERLDDVAEVVPLFNQLLFLAEMLVAITLIVALLFSYRRQPDESPLHLARAVAMLMLAAMACGFLLGAIGYTRLGRLLGSGALSVGYYAMLLQALFRVTQALLTYALRVGPLTYLRLVQQNRLLIERRLGHILWWLSVAGWVLLVLGNLGLIWKAKALTVALFGLTLTRGNLNLSVGDITAFALTVWLSFLVSRLIRFVLEEDVFPRLPLARGVPNMVSTLLHYSILLLGLILAIAAMGMDLTRVTILVSAFGVGIGFGLQAVVNNFVSGLILLVERSIQVGDVIQVGDLSGEVRSIGIRASMVRTGEGGDVIVPNGTLATERVINWTLSDRTRRVDLRLRVPFGTDPQRVLNLLKDVCANHSGVLRDPAPLVFFNGTGDNGLLFDVWAWTPRIEDSIALRNSLGLEVLAAFKEAGIEAPVPRLEIRMPEGTAAALDARVPGAPAPLRGPGVTPGPPPPAS, from the coding sequence ATGCGCGTCCCGCTGATTCTCGTCCTCGTGCTCGCGGCCGTGCTTCCATGCGGCGCCGCGCGCGCGCAGGCGCCCACCCCGCCCACGCCGCCCGCCGCCCCGACGCCGTCGACGACCACCCCCGCGGCGGCGCCCGCCCCCGCGACATCCGCGGCCCCCACGGCGCCCCAGGCCATCCCCGCCCCGGACATCGTCCGCCGCTCGGAGGAGGTGTCGGCGCGGCTGCGCGGCCTGGAGGAGACTCCCGCTCAGCGCGCGGAGATCGAGGCCATCGAGCGCCGCCTTCCCGCGGTCGCCGAGGACGCGCGCAGCCGCGTCGATCCCACGCTCAAGGCGCTCGCGGCCACGCCGTCCTCCGGGATGCTCGACAACTTCGTGAGCCCGCTCCTCGCGGCGCGGGCCCTCCTCAACGGCTGGGCGGCCACGCTGAGCCGTCACGCCACGCAGGTGGAAAGCAATCTCGCCGAGCTCGGCGCGCAGCGCGCGGCCTGGCAGGCGACGCGGACCGAAGCACGGCGTACGGGCGCCCCCACCGCGGTGGTCGGGCGGGTGGAAGCCACGCTCAACTCGCTCAGCGGCGCAGAAGCGACTCTGAAGACCCGGCGCGCGCACGTGCTGCTGCTGCAGGACCGGGTCTCGCAGGAGACGGAGGGCGTGGAGAACCTGCTCGCGCGGATCTCGGCGGCACGAGAAGCGTCCGAGCGCCAGCTGCTCTCCCGGGACCGCCCCCCGATCTGGCAGGCGGTGCGGAACCTCGACGCGCTCCGTGAAGTCCCGGCCCGAGTGCATCAGTGGCTGGATGAGGACAGTGCGACCCTGCGGCGCTTCGGCCAGTCGCACGGGGCCCAGATCATCCTCCACGCGCTCCTCTGGATCACGCTCTCGGTGGGCTTCCACCTGGTGCGGAGAAGGGTCCCCGCCAAGGTGGATGCCGATCCGCGCCTGACGGAGGCCTCGCGGCTCTTCCGGTATCCGTTCGCGATGGCCCTCCTCCTCGCGCTGTTCCTGTCCCCGTGGTTTTATGGCGTCCTGCCGCGCCCCGTGCGCACCCTGCTCTTCCTCATCGGCGTCTTCCCGGTGCTTCGCGTCTACACCGTGCTCGCCCCGCGGTCGCTGCAGCCGAGCTTCGTCGCCCTCACTGTCTTCTTCGTGATCGAGCGCCTCGACGACGTCGCCGAGGTGGTACCCCTCTTCAACCAGCTCCTCTTCCTGGCCGAGATGCTCGTGGCCATCACGCTGATCGTGGCGCTCCTCTTCTCCTACCGTCGCCAGCCGGACGAGTCGCCTCTGCATCTGGCGCGCGCCGTGGCCATGCTCATGCTCGCCGCCATGGCATGCGGCTTCCTCCTCGGCGCCATCGGCTACACACGGCTGGGACGGCTGCTCGGGTCCGGCGCCCTGTCCGTCGGGTACTACGCGATGCTGCTCCAGGCGCTGTTCCGGGTGACGCAGGCGCTGCTCACCTATGCGCTCCGCGTGGGGCCGCTCACCTATCTACGCCTCGTGCAGCAGAACCGGCTCCTGATCGAGCGGCGTCTCGGGCACATTCTCTGGTGGCTGTCCGTGGCGGGGTGGGTGCTCCTCGTCCTCGGCAATCTCGGGCTCATCTGGAAGGCCAAGGCCCTGACGGTGGCCCTGTTCGGCCTGACCCTCACCCGCGGCAACCTCAACCTCTCCGTGGGCGACATCACCGCCTTCGCCCTCACGGTGTGGCTCTCCTTCCTCGTGTCACGCCTGATCCGGTTCGTGCTCGAAGAGGACGTGTTTCCCCGCCTCCCCCTGGCCCGCGGCGTGCCGAACATGGTGTCGACGTTGCTTCACTACAGCATCCTGCTCCTCGGCCTGATCCTCGCCATCGCCGCCATGGGCATGGACCTCACCCGCGTGACGATCCTCGTGAGCGCGTTCGGCGTCGGCATCGGCTTCGGCCTCCAGGCGGTGGTGAATAACTTCGTCTCCGGCCTCATCCTCCTCGTGGAGCGCTCCATCCAGGTCGGCGACGTCATCCAGGTGGGCGACCTCAGCGGCGAGGTCCGCTCCATCGGTATCCGCGCGAGCATGGTCCGCACCGGCGAGGGCGGCGACGTCATCGTGCCGAACGGCACGCTCGCCACCGAGCGGGTGATCAACTGGACCCTGTCCGACCGCACCCGACGCGTCGATCTCCGACTCCGCGTCCCCTTCGGGACGGATCCCCAGCGCGTGCTGAACCTCCTCAAGGACGTCTGCGCCAATCATTCGGGCGTACTGCGGGATCCCGCGCCGCTGGTGTTCTTCAACGGCACCGGCGACAACGGCCTCCTGTTCGACGTGTGGGCGTGGACGCCGCGTATCGAGGACTCGATCGCGCTCCGCAACTCGCTGGGTCTGGAGGTGCTCGCCGCCTTCAAGGAGGCGGGGATCGAGGCTCCGGTTCCGCGGCTCGAGATCAGGATGCCGGAGGGTACCGCCGCCGCGCTCGATGCCCGCGTTCCGGGGGCCCCGGCGCCTCTCCGCGGGCCCGGCGTGACGCCCGGGCCCCCTCCGCCGGCGTCGTAG
- a CDS encoding amidase, with amino-acid sequence MSTRDLCYTPAADLVRLYKRRACSPLEVMQAVLARLDSVNAAVNACVTVARESALAEAKRATAGLKRGRALPPLFGVPVSIKDLTPTKGIRTTWGSKVHEHDVPKEDSLVVERLKAAGAIVFAKTNTPEFGAGGNTFNAVFGATRNPWDPALTCGGSSGGAAVALATGMGPIAQGSDLGGSLRTPAAFCGVVGFRTTPGLIPEYPTTLAWDSLSVTGPMARTVGDVALMLSTMAGPDDRAPLSYAVDTREFLRALKSPSVKGLRIAWTPDLNGLIPVDAEIARIAHGATRVFRSLGARVENGSPDFSELNDIVLGTRGVSMVARHADKLPQWRDKLQKGLLWNIEQGLALTPRAIAYAQTARTALWHRVREFMETRDLLILPTVAVPPFPVEQPWPTEINGKPLDNYTQWFFLTYGITVTGLPVISVPCGFTAAGLPVGLQIVGRRRAEAAVLRAAAAFEAAAPWRNRIPPVVAARL; translated from the coding sequence TTGAGCACACGCGATCTCTGCTACACCCCCGCCGCCGACCTCGTCCGCCTCTACAAGAGGCGTGCCTGCTCGCCCCTCGAGGTCATGCAGGCGGTGCTGGCGCGCCTGGATTCGGTGAATGCTGCGGTGAACGCCTGCGTCACGGTGGCGCGCGAATCCGCGCTCGCCGAGGCGAAGCGCGCGACCGCCGGCCTCAAGCGCGGTCGCGCGCTGCCTCCGCTGTTCGGCGTCCCCGTCTCCATCAAGGACCTCACGCCCACCAAGGGTATCCGCACCACATGGGGCTCGAAGGTGCACGAGCACGACGTGCCGAAGGAGGACTCGCTGGTCGTCGAGCGCCTCAAGGCGGCGGGAGCCATCGTGTTTGCGAAGACCAACACACCGGAGTTCGGCGCGGGCGGCAACACGTTCAACGCGGTGTTCGGCGCGACGCGGAATCCCTGGGATCCCGCCCTCACGTGCGGCGGCTCGAGCGGAGGCGCCGCCGTCGCGCTCGCCACGGGCATGGGTCCCATCGCACAGGGCTCCGACCTCGGCGGCTCGCTGCGCACGCCCGCGGCCTTCTGCGGGGTGGTGGGCTTCCGCACCACGCCCGGCCTCATCCCCGAGTACCCGACCACGCTCGCCTGGGACTCGCTGTCGGTCACCGGCCCCATGGCGCGCACGGTGGGCGACGTCGCCCTCATGCTCTCCACCATGGCGGGCCCGGATGACCGCGCGCCGCTGTCCTACGCGGTGGACACCCGCGAATTCCTGCGCGCGCTCAAGTCCCCCTCCGTCAAAGGCCTGCGCATCGCGTGGACTCCCGATCTGAACGGCCTGATCCCGGTCGACGCCGAGATCGCGCGAATCGCCCACGGCGCCACGCGCGTGTTCCGGAGCCTCGGCGCGCGCGTCGAGAACGGCAGCCCCGACTTCTCCGAGCTCAACGACATCGTGCTTGGCACGCGCGGCGTCTCGATGGTCGCGCGCCACGCCGACAAGCTCCCCCAGTGGCGCGACAAGCTGCAGAAGGGGCTCCTGTGGAACATCGAGCAGGGGCTGGCGCTGACGCCGCGGGCCATCGCGTACGCCCAGACGGCGCGGACCGCGCTGTGGCATCGCGTGCGCGAGTTCATGGAGACGCGCGACCTGCTGATCCTCCCCACCGTCGCGGTGCCGCCCTTCCCGGTGGAGCAGCCCTGGCCGACCGAGATCAACGGCAAGCCGCTCGACAACTACACGCAGTGGTTCTTCCTCACCTATGGCATCACGGTGACCGGGCTGCCCGTGATCTCCGTCCCATGCGGGTTCACCGCCGCCGGCCTGCCAGTCGGACTGCAGATCGTGGGCCGGCGGCGGGCGGAGGCCGCCGTGCTGCGGGCCGCGGCCGCCTTCGAGGCGGCGGCGCCATGGCGCAACCGCATCCCCCCCGTGGTGGCGGCCCGGCTCTAG
- a CDS encoding ABC transporter permease: MAGSIPASRTGSPAGALTGAPAAPIRRPATSLTAEAWRRFRRHRLALVGAMILLAMVGAVMVGPLVYRVPIDEIDFKAKLKGPSWAHPFGTDDLGQDLLARMLYGGRISLAVGLSAMLISIIAGTTVGATAGFTGGTVDHTLMRITDLFLCLPGLPLLLLIVYLFRDTLKKALSPEIGVFVLIVAVIGGLRWMPVARLVRAQFLSLREKEFVEAARGLGAAPLRQMLRHILPNSVGPVIVAGTLDVAAAIIAESSLSFLGLGFPPDIPTWGRILFDAKDNLDFAPHWALFPGTAIFLTVLSINYIGDGLRDALDPRKVL; this comes from the coding sequence ATGGCTGGCTCGATCCCCGCATCTCGTACCGGTAGCCCGGCGGGCGCGCTGACGGGGGCGCCCGCCGCCCCCATCCGCCGCCCCGCGACCTCGCTCACCGCTGAGGCCTGGCGGCGCTTCCGGCGCCATCGCCTCGCCCTGGTCGGCGCGATGATCCTGCTCGCGATGGTGGGCGCGGTGATGGTGGGACCGCTCGTCTATCGCGTGCCCATCGACGAGATCGACTTTAAGGCCAAGCTCAAGGGGCCGTCCTGGGCTCATCCCTTCGGCACCGACGACCTCGGCCAGGACCTGCTCGCCCGCATGCTCTACGGGGGGCGCATCTCGCTCGCCGTGGGCCTCTCCGCCATGCTCATCTCCATCATCGCGGGCACCACGGTGGGCGCAACCGCGGGCTTCACCGGCGGCACGGTGGACCACACCCTCATGCGCATCACCGACCTCTTCCTGTGCCTGCCCGGCCTGCCGCTCCTGCTCCTCATCGTGTATCTCTTCCGCGACACGCTCAAGAAGGCACTGAGCCCCGAGATCGGCGTGTTCGTGCTCATCGTCGCGGTGATCGGCGGCCTCCGGTGGATGCCGGTGGCGCGGCTGGTACGCGCACAGTTCCTGTCCCTCCGCGAGAAAGAGTTCGTGGAGGCGGCACGGGGCCTGGGCGCGGCGCCCCTGCGCCAGATGCTCCGCCACATCCTGCCGAACTCGGTGGGCCCGGTGATCGTGGCCGGTACCCTCGACGTGGCTGCCGCCATCATCGCGGAGTCGTCCCTGTCCTTCCTCGGGCTCGGCTTCCCGCCCGACATCCCCACCTGGGGCCGCATCCTCTTCGACGCCAAGGACAATCTCGACTTCGCGCCGCACTGGGCGCTCTTCCCGGGCACCGCGATCTTCCTCACCGTGCTGTCGATCAACTACATCGGGGACGGCCTCCGGGACGCCCTCGATCCACGAAAGGTGCTGTAG
- a CDS encoding ABC transporter permease, protein MSKYFIRRLLILVPVLAGISLVLFTILALAPGDPFEELATNPNVPPEVRANLRAQFGLDDPVAVRYVRWFTAMLRGDWGFSFVSRVNVATLIMQRLPTTIVVIGAAQLLGLLIAIPIGVYSATRPYSLFDQIATTCAFIGFSLPTFFTGLLFILLFSIYLDWLPFIYRADITATGWRWWWEHIRQSIMPVSVLGLAQAASMTRFMRSAVLDVVQLDYVRTARAKGLAERVTIVKHVVRNALIPVVTLISLQIPTIFAGALITEQIFRVPGIGSLLISSILANDTPVVMAITFVFSALVVIFSLIADLLYGWLDPRISYR, encoded by the coding sequence ATGTCCAAGTACTTCATCCGGCGCCTGTTGATCCTGGTCCCGGTGCTCGCCGGGATCAGCCTCGTGCTGTTCACGATCCTGGCGCTGGCCCCCGGCGACCCCTTCGAGGAGCTCGCGACCAATCCCAACGTGCCGCCCGAGGTGCGCGCGAACCTCCGGGCGCAGTTCGGCCTCGACGACCCCGTCGCCGTGCGCTACGTCCGCTGGTTCACCGCCATGCTCAGGGGTGACTGGGGGTTCTCGTTCGTAAGCCGGGTCAACGTGGCCACCCTCATCATGCAGCGCCTCCCCACCACCATCGTGGTCATCGGTGCTGCGCAGCTCCTGGGCCTCCTCATTGCGATCCCCATCGGTGTCTACTCGGCCACGCGCCCGTATTCCCTATTCGACCAGATCGCCACCACCTGCGCGTTCATTGGCTTCTCGCTCCCCACATTCTTCACCGGCCTGCTCTTCATCCTCCTCTTCAGCATCTATCTCGACTGGCTGCCCTTCATCTACCGGGCCGACATCACCGCGACGGGCTGGCGCTGGTGGTGGGAGCACATCCGGCAGTCGATCATGCCGGTGTCCGTATTGGGTCTGGCCCAGGCCGCCTCGATGACGCGCTTCATGCGCTCCGCCGTGCTCGACGTGGTGCAGCTCGACTACGTGCGTACCGCGCGCGCCAAAGGCCTGGCCGAGCGTGTCACCATCGTGAAGCACGTCGTCCGCAATGCGCTGATCCCGGTGGTGACCCTGATATCCCTCCAGATCCCCACCATCTTCGCCGGCGCCCTCATCACCGAGCAGATCTTCCGCGTGCCCGGCATCGGCTCGCTGCTCATCAGCTCGATTCTCGCCAACGACACCCCGGTGGTCATGGCCATCACCTTCGTCTTCTCGGCGCTGGTGGTGATCTTCAGCCTGATCGCGGATCTCCTGTATGGCTGGCTCGATCCCCGCATCTCGTACCGGTAG
- a CDS encoding peptide ABC transporter substrate-binding protein, whose product MEERDLRQLIGQVKAGHLSRRSFVQMMVGLGLTAPMAGQLLASAGVAQAQTKAAPYKPTKRGGGGQLKTLWWQGATLLNPHFATGTKDQDGSRIFYEPLASWDPDGNLSPNLAAEIPTVQNGGVSKDGRSVTWKLKKGVVWHDGKPFTADDCVFTAEWVADPATASRNINTYKDLKVEKVDSHTIKITFKKPTPFWADAFVGVGGMVLPKHAFESYKGDKSREAPANLKPIGTGPYKYVDFKPGDMVRGELFSGYHMPNRPFFDTIEMKGGGDAVSAARAVIQTGEFDYAWNMQVEDEILKRLEQGGKGRADIVSGGNIEHIQINFTDPYKEVDGERSSLKAPHPFLTDPAVRQALNLLVDRASVQEQIYGRTGIATANFLNQPSRYASKATKFEFNVEKASQILEAAGWKKGSDGIRAKDGKRLKMLYQTSINAPRQKNQAIVKQAAAKAGIEMELKSVTASVFFSSDVANPDTYAHFSTDIQMFTTTMTQPDPELFMLQFTSWEVAAKDNKWQGRNITRWKSEEYDKLFRSAESELDPVKRAALFIKMNELVIHNVVVIPVVFRPRVAAVANTLRMEQSGWDSDFWALHNWYREA is encoded by the coding sequence ATGGAAGAGCGTGATCTTCGACAGCTGATCGGCCAGGTCAAGGCAGGCCACCTGAGCCGCCGCAGCTTCGTGCAGATGATGGTGGGCCTCGGGCTCACCGCGCCCATGGCCGGTCAGCTGCTCGCGTCCGCGGGCGTGGCCCAGGCCCAGACGAAGGCGGCACCCTACAAGCCGACCAAGCGCGGCGGGGGCGGCCAGCTGAAGACTCTCTGGTGGCAGGGGGCCACGCTGCTGAACCCCCACTTCGCCACCGGCACCAAGGATCAGGACGGCTCGCGCATCTTCTACGAGCCGCTGGCGTCCTGGGATCCGGACGGGAACCTGTCGCCCAACCTCGCCGCCGAAATCCCCACGGTGCAGAACGGCGGCGTGTCCAAGGATGGCCGCTCCGTGACGTGGAAGCTCAAGAAGGGCGTGGTCTGGCACGACGGCAAGCCCTTCACCGCGGACGACTGCGTGTTCACCGCCGAGTGGGTGGCCGACCCTGCCACCGCCTCGCGGAACATCAACACGTACAAGGACCTCAAGGTCGAGAAGGTTGACAGTCACACCATCAAGATCACCTTCAAGAAGCCCACTCCGTTCTGGGCCGACGCCTTCGTGGGTGTGGGCGGGATGGTGCTCCCCAAGCACGCCTTTGAGTCGTACAAGGGCGACAAGTCGCGCGAGGCACCGGCCAACCTCAAGCCCATCGGCACCGGCCCCTACAAGTACGTCGACTTCAAGCCCGGGGACATGGTGCGTGGCGAGCTCTTCTCGGGCTATCACATGCCGAACCGGCCCTTCTTCGACACCATCGAGATGAAGGGCGGCGGCGACGCGGTGTCGGCGGCGCGCGCGGTCATCCAGACCGGCGAGTTCGACTACGCGTGGAACATGCAGGTCGAGGACGAGATCCTCAAGCGCCTGGAGCAGGGGGGAAAGGGCAGGGCCGACATCGTCTCTGGCGGCAACATCGAGCACATCCAGATCAACTTCACCGATCCCTACAAGGAGGTCGACGGGGAGCGCTCCAGCCTCAAGGCGCCCCACCCGTTCCTCACCGATCCCGCGGTGCGCCAGGCCCTCAACCTCCTCGTCGACCGCGCCTCCGTGCAGGAGCAGATCTACGGGCGCACCGGCATCGCCACCGCCAACTTCCTCAACCAGCCGTCGCGCTACGCCTCCAAGGCCACGAAGTTCGAGTTCAACGTGGAGAAGGCCAGCCAGATCCTGGAGGCGGCGGGCTGGAAGAAGGGCAGCGACGGCATCCGGGCCAAGGACGGCAAGCGGCTGAAGATGCTCTACCAGACCTCGATCAACGCGCCCCGGCAAAAGAACCAGGCCATCGTCAAGCAGGCCGCGGCCAAGGCCGGCATCGAGATGGAGCTCAAGTCCGTCACCGCGTCGGTGTTCTTCTCGTCGGACGTGGCGAACCCGGACACCTACGCCCACTTCTCCACCGACATCCAGATGTTCACGACCACCATGACGCAGCCCGATCCGGAGCTCTTCATGCTCCAGTTCACGTCGTGGGAGGTCGCGGCCAAGGACAACAAGTGGCAGGGCCGCAACATCACCCGATGGAAGAGCGAGGAGTACGACAAGCTCTTCCGCTCGGCCGAATCCGAGCTGGATCCCGTTAAGCGGGCGGCCCTCTTCATCAAGATGAACGAGCTGGTCATCCATAACGTCGTGGTGATCCCCGTCGTGTTCCGCCCCCGCGTGGCCGCGGTGGCCAACACGCTCCGCATGGAGCAGAGCGGCTGGGATTCCGACTTCTGGGCGCTGCACAACTGGTACCGCGAGGCCTAG